A stretch of the Pseudomonas helvetica genome encodes the following:
- a CDS encoding MFS transporter: MLKPIIKIGSFRALGFCLVITAFELLTYLASDMIMPAMLTVTDDLNASTRHIPSAFNLYLLGGVLLQWLIGPLADCFGRRKVLLVGCAVFAMTCVMTLWVQSIFAFNLLRLLQGMGLGFVIAVSYPALQEVFCETDAVRIMALLANVALLSPLLGPLLGSLILKWISWRELFLMFGVLGIVVWLALYWVMPETIGVLRHDGNRLNPTPFKLRAIAHRYIALLGNLRFICASTALGLMSLPLIAWIGLSPLLLIQGQGLSVLEYGLWQIPVFAAVIIGNLILNLIISRTRLEGLIQWALWPFCAGLVALIIASRFAPSIPVLVGGLMLYSIGLGMSNAALYRAALFTSDDSKGLVSAMLGMISIALMAGAGSLIATLGAGEDPRYFALTVGIAGLLALVPLRWVLLPATPAPVHSL, from the coding sequence CCTGCCATGTTGACAGTAACCGATGACTTGAACGCCAGTACTCGGCATATTCCATCGGCCTTCAATCTCTACTTGCTGGGGGGTGTTCTTCTGCAATGGCTGATTGGCCCGCTCGCGGATTGTTTTGGACGCCGAAAAGTTCTCTTGGTCGGCTGTGCAGTCTTTGCCATGACCTGCGTCATGACCCTCTGGGTGCAGAGTATTTTTGCATTCAACCTGCTGCGCCTGCTTCAGGGCATGGGCTTGGGGTTTGTCATCGCCGTCAGTTACCCCGCGCTGCAGGAGGTGTTCTGTGAAACCGACGCAGTCCGAATCATGGCCTTGCTGGCTAATGTTGCCCTGCTCTCCCCGCTCCTTGGCCCCCTGCTCGGGAGCCTGATACTGAAATGGATTTCCTGGCGTGAGCTGTTTCTCATGTTCGGCGTCCTTGGCATCGTCGTGTGGTTGGCGCTCTATTGGGTGATGCCGGAAACCATAGGCGTACTACGTCACGACGGTAACCGGTTAAACCCCACGCCATTCAAGCTGCGTGCGATAGCTCATCGATATATCGCCCTTCTCGGGAACCTCAGATTTATTTGCGCCAGTACTGCGCTCGGGCTGATGAGTTTGCCGCTGATCGCCTGGATCGGCCTGTCCCCATTGCTATTGATTCAGGGGCAAGGGTTATCGGTTCTTGAGTACGGCCTGTGGCAGATCCCGGTCTTCGCCGCCGTCATCATCGGCAATCTGATACTGAACCTGATTATTTCCAGGACTCGCCTTGAAGGCTTGATTCAATGGGCGCTCTGGCCATTCTGCGCGGGCCTTGTGGCGCTCATCATTGCCAGCCGGTTTGCCCCTTCGATCCCGGTTCTCGTCGGTGGCCTGATGCTTTACAGCATTGGTCTTGGGATGAGCAACGCCGCGCTGTACCGCGCGGCGCTGTTTACCAGTGACGACAGCAAAGGATTGGTCTCGGCCATGTTGGGGATGATCTCCATCGCACTCATGGCCGGCGCAGGCTCGCTGATCGCAACGCTGGGGGCTGGCGAAGATCCGCGTTACTTCGCCCTGACAGTCGGTATCGCCGGGCTTCTGGCACTGGTGCCATTGCGTTGGGTACTGCTGCCGGCCACGCCTGCGCCC